One Mauremys mutica isolate MM-2020 ecotype Southern chromosome 9, ASM2049712v1, whole genome shotgun sequence DNA segment encodes these proteins:
- the SOWAHD gene encoding ankyrin repeat domain-containing protein SOWAHD gives MPLGEPQEQILGMVRPAGDIMARMQKEESLEVPKGTEPHVLPEASQSRAEALLASQAPNPKVQALSSSSAAAAAAGNVKLRQSQKRDLIRSMGRGSRGSGNWDVSSDTARLSIGRGSARRRGLKEVLLQSSGAEGAMWLAAAQKIASSSSSPALGMQQELEQRLEQSPEDLSLALDPLEHEWMLTVAQGDPESIVRLLDVDPSLLNRRDFVTGFTALHWLAKHGHHEALIEVITCAEKKGYHADVNIPTASGGLTPLHLAALQGHEMVIKVLVGAYGANTSLRDHSGHKAWQYLRADASRELKELSGALEEDLAQLGVWNTNNNCMSSRQAGGSGAEWRTQVFPRLPSFRSMFRQALSFFQDL, from the coding sequence ATGCCTCTGGGGGAGCCACAGGAGCAGATCTTGGGGATGGTGAGGCCTGCAGGAGACATCATGGCCAGGATGCAGAAGGAAGAGAGTCTGGAGGTACCAAAGGGCACTGAGCCACATGTGTTGCCAGAGGCCTCCCAGTCTCGAGCAGAGGCACTTCTTGCCAGCCAGGCGCCCAACCCCAAAGTCCAGGCATTATCATcatcctcagcagcagcagcagcagcggggaacGTGAAACTCCGCCAGTCACAGAAGAGGGACCTGATCAGGAGcatgggcaggggcagcagaggtTCAGGGAACTGGGATGTGAGCTCTGACACAGCCAGGCTCTCCATAGGCCGGGGCAGCGCGCGGCGCAGAGGTCTGAAGGAGGTTCTGCTGCAGAGCAGTGGAGCCGAGGGCGCTATGTGGCTTGCAGCTGCTCAGAAgatagccagcagcagcagcagccctgccttGGGGATGCAACAAGAGCTGGAGCAGAGGTTGGAACAGAGCCCTGAGGACTTGTCCTTAGCCCTAGACCCCCTCGAGCATGAGTGGATGCTGACTGTGGCCCAGGGGGACCCTGAGAGCATCGTGAGGTTGCTAGACGTGGATCCCAGCCTGCTGAACAGGAGAGATTTTGTGACAGGGTTCACTGCCCTCCACTGGCTGGCCAAGCATGGCCACCACGAGGCCCTGATCGAGGTGATCACCTGTGCAGAGAAGAAGGGCTACCACGCAGATGTCAACATTCCCACGGCCAGTGGGGGGCTGACACCCCTGCATCTGGCTGCCCTGCAGGGACACGAGATGGTCATCAAGGTGTTGGTGGGAGCCTACGGTGCCAACACGAGCCTGCGGGACCACAGCGGCCACAAAGCCTGGCAGTACCTGAGAGCAGACGCCTCCAGGGAGCTGAAGGAGCTGTCAGGGGCTTTAGAGGAAGACCTGGCCCAGCTTGGTGTGTGGAACACCAACAACAACTGCATGTCGTCCAGACAGGCTGGTGGCTCTGGTGCTGAATGGCGGACCCAGGTGTTCCCCAGACTGCCATCCTTCAGGAGCATGTTCAGACAGGCACTTTCATTCTTCCAAGACCTTTAA